One stretch of Muribaculum intestinale DNA includes these proteins:
- a CDS encoding energy-coupling factor ABC transporter ATP-binding protein — translation MSHHYIKFDHVTYTYPNGMKALDDVSFYITHGEKVGIVGANGAGKSTLILHTNGLLTPSEGNVVIGDVPVTKQTLPIIRRTVGIVFQNPDDQLFMPTVEEDVAFGPVNMNLPDEEIKRRVRDALKEVGAYELRQRATYELSGGQKRSVAIAGVLAMEPDVLVLDEPSSNLDPHARRLLLDRLAGFTHTCLIATHDLDMVRELCQRTIVMSHGHILADGPTATIFENRDLLERGCLV, via the coding sequence ATGAGCCACCATTACATAAAATTCGACCATGTGACATATACATATCCCAACGGTATGAAGGCCCTCGACGATGTGTCGTTTTACATCACACACGGAGAGAAAGTCGGGATTGTGGGTGCCAACGGTGCCGGCAAGTCTACCCTTATACTCCACACCAACGGGCTACTCACCCCCTCGGAGGGTAATGTGGTCATCGGCGATGTGCCGGTAACAAAACAGACTCTCCCGATAATACGCCGCACGGTGGGCATCGTGTTCCAGAATCCCGATGACCAGCTGTTCATGCCTACCGTAGAGGAGGATGTGGCTTTCGGACCTGTGAATATGAACCTCCCGGACGAAGAAATAAAGCGGAGAGTGAGAGACGCACTGAAAGAGGTGGGTGCATACGAGCTGCGCCAACGAGCCACATACGAGCTGTCGGGTGGCCAGAAGAGAAGCGTGGCGATAGCCGGAGTGCTGGCTATGGAGCCCGACGTACTGGTGCTCGACGAACCCTCAAGCAATCTCGACCCTCACGCCAGGCGACTGCTTCTCGACAGGCTGGCGGGCTTCACTCACACCTGTCTGATTGCGACACATGACCTCGATATGGTAAGGGAGCTGTGTCAGCGCACAATAGTCATGTCGCACGGCCACATACTCGCCGACGGACCGACTGCAACGATTTTCGAAAACCGCGACCTGCTTGAGCGCGGATGTTTGGTATAA
- the cbiQ gene encoding cobalt ECF transporter T component CbiQ, producing MTALEKALTEFRSVEHTAQGKSVLHSLDPRAKTIVTVVYIATVLSISLDSLPALLLFWIFPIIASAMGGIGYGEVMHKSLYTLPLIAFIGIFNPMLHREPVLYAGTIAISRGWVEFIAILLRGLFTVQMVIVLIMTTGFYKVCRGLNRIGVPAVFTTQMLLVYRYIYVLVDEAIDMDRARKSRSYGKKGYRLRMWGIFVGQLLIRTVNRAQRIHMAMLSRGFSGEIRSVARTEWHSSDTWFLIAACGCIIACRLVDIGAIINIPA from the coding sequence ATGACGGCTCTCGAAAAGGCATTGACCGAATTCCGCTCTGTTGAGCATACCGCACAGGGCAAGAGCGTGCTCCACTCGCTCGACCCACGTGCCAAGACCATCGTGACCGTCGTGTATATTGCCACTGTGCTTTCTATATCACTCGACTCCCTCCCAGCTCTGCTGCTCTTCTGGATATTTCCTATCATAGCAAGCGCAATGGGTGGAATCGGCTACGGTGAGGTAATGCACAAATCACTCTACACACTCCCTCTCATCGCATTCATAGGCATATTCAACCCCATGCTGCATCGCGAGCCTGTGCTCTATGCCGGAACTATAGCCATATCGCGCGGATGGGTGGAGTTCATCGCCATACTGCTGCGCGGATTATTCACCGTGCAGATGGTAATAGTGCTGATTATGACCACCGGATTCTACAAGGTGTGCCGCGGACTCAACCGCATTGGTGTGCCGGCTGTGTTCACCACCCAGATGCTCCTTGTATACCGCTATATCTACGTTCTGGTCGACGAGGCCATCGATATGGACCGCGCACGCAAGTCGCGTAGCTACGGCAAGAAAGGCTATAGGCTCAGGATGTGGGGCATATTCGTAGGGCAGTTGCTTATACGCACCGTAAACCGCGCACAGCGCATACATATGGCCATGCTGTCGCGCGGATTCTCCGGCGAGATACGTTCGGTTGCCCGTACTGAATGGCATAGCAGCGACACATGGTTTCTGATAGCGGCATGCGGGTGTATCATAGCATGCCGGCTTGTCGACATAGGAGCCATCATAAATATTCCGGCATGA
- a CDS encoding energy-coupling factor ABC transporter permease, which produces MADALVSPAVAGAAAAVSVTLLAVSARKIKRGDSENIVPLMGVMGAFVFAAQMINFTIPGTGSSGHIVGGILLGAILGPWAAFLTLASVIVVQCLIFADGGLMALGCNLLNMGVCSTLIAYPLVYRPIAGASTKSWRIAAAAITASVVGLELGALLVTAETELSGVTALPTGQFLTLMSSIHLLIGLGEGLATAAVLYFVKQYQPSLLTDYRNGTGGKTGSYRKAALIFLSIAAVLGVAFTWIASSYPDGLEWSIANIAGENGLGASASAVAHTIGHVQEATSFLPDYGSTWSGIIGCIIVVALVWIVCTLATRRARSVKSN; this is translated from the coding sequence ATGGCTGATGCTTTGGTCTCGCCGGCGGTAGCAGGCGCGGCCGCAGCAGTGTCGGTGACGCTGCTTGCAGTGTCCGCACGAAAGATAAAGCGTGGGGACAGCGAAAATATCGTTCCACTCATGGGGGTGATGGGTGCATTTGTGTTTGCGGCACAGATGATCAACTTCACCATACCCGGCACAGGCTCAAGCGGACATATCGTAGGCGGCATACTCCTCGGCGCTATCCTCGGGCCTTGGGCGGCATTTCTGACACTCGCCTCGGTAATTGTGGTACAGTGTCTGATATTTGCTGACGGGGGACTGATGGCTCTCGGTTGCAACCTGCTCAACATGGGCGTATGCTCCACGCTAATAGCGTATCCCCTGGTATACCGGCCCATAGCGGGCGCAAGCACAAAGAGCTGGCGCATAGCGGCGGCAGCCATAACGGCTTCGGTTGTAGGACTGGAACTCGGAGCGCTGCTGGTCACGGCAGAGACCGAACTGTCAGGTGTCACCGCTCTGCCGACAGGACAATTCCTGACACTGATGAGCTCGATACACCTGCTTATCGGACTTGGCGAAGGGCTTGCCACAGCCGCCGTGCTATATTTTGTGAAACAGTATCAGCCATCGCTGCTTACCGACTACCGGAACGGCACGGGAGGTAAGACGGGCAGCTACCGCAAGGCAGCACTAATATTCCTGTCGATAGCGGCAGTGCTCGGTGTGGCATTCACATGGATAGCCTCGTCGTACCCCGACGGCCTTGAATGGTCGATAGCCAATATCGCAGGCGAAAACGGACTTGGCGCATCCGCAAGCGCAGTGGCACACACGATAGGCCACGTGCAGGAGGCCACATCGTTTCTTCCCGACTACGGAAGCACTTGGTCAGGGATAATAGGCTGCATAATCGTGGTGGCTCTGGTGTGGATTGTCTGCACGCTGGCCACCCGCAGGGCCCGTAGTGTAAAATCCAACTGA